One window from the genome of Hippocampus zosterae strain Florida chromosome 7, ASM2543408v3, whole genome shotgun sequence encodes:
- the LOC127603863 gene encoding ankyrin repeat and SOCS box protein 12-like: MLKLRTTEEESSREISQLRQAALQNNERLLDEMLCQEIYKKVINYRGGWGIASTPLHAAVSKGHLSCLQVLLTHGALVDCVDVKAQTPLFTAVRGKYLDCVLALLRSGADPNGSVYNICSPVLTAAREGDVEILQELLKHGAEANSRSRVLLWTSSARVSSGPLYLAAVYGHIECFKLLLLYGADPDYNCVYARLLSTIKQPKTVLEMCLRHGCGVEYIQLLIDFGANVYLPTLIIEKSTKQNEAVELLLQERGNPKALTSLCRLAVRRYLKKINKMHCIEQLDMPTSLINFLQYKPLPVMIL; encoded by the exons atgctgaagttgaggacCACAGAAGAGGAAAGTAGTCGTGAGATCTCCCAGCTCCGCCAAGCAGCGTTGCAAAACAATGAACGACTCCTGGATGAGATGCTGTGCCAGGAAATCTACAAGAAGGTCATCAACTATCGAGGGGGCTGGGGCATCGCAAGCACGCCTCTACACGCCGCGGTGTCCAAGGGCCATCTCAGCTGCCTGCAGGTCCTGCTGACCCACGGCGCCTTGGTGGACTGCGTGGACGTCAAAGCCCAGACGCCGCTTTTCACCGCAGTGCGTGGAAAGTACCTAGACTGCGTTTTAGCGCTTCTTCGGTCCGGCGCCGACCCCAACGGAAGTGTCTACAACATTTGCTCCCCCGTCCTGACCGCAGCTCGTGAGGGGGACGTCGAGATACTGCAGGAACTGCTCAAACACGGTGCCGAGGCCAACTCGCGCTCCAGAGTCCTGCTGTGGACCTCGAGCGCCAGGGTGTCAAGTGGCCCGCTCTACCTGGCGGCCGTGTACGGACACATTGAGTGCTTCAAACTTCTGCTCCTCTATGGTGCCGATCCGGATTACAACTGCGTCTATGCCAGACTGCTGAGCACCATCAAGCAGCCCAAAACAGTCCTGGAGATGTGTCTGAGGCACGGTTGCGGTGTTGAGTACATCCAGCTCCTCATCGACTTTGGCGCCAATGTCTACCTTCCCACGCTCATCATCGAAAAGTCCACCAAGCAGAACGAGGCCGTGGAGCTGCTTCTGCAGGAAAGAG GAAATCCCAAGGCCTTGACTTCACTGTGCCGACTGGCGGTGCGGAGATACCTCAAAAAGATTAACAAGATGCACTGTATAGAGCAGTTGGACATGCCAACAAGTCTCATTAACTTCTTGCAGTACAAGCCGCTCCCAGTTATGATTCTCTAG